Proteins from one Catenuloplanes atrovinosus genomic window:
- a CDS encoding DICT sensory domain-containing protein — protein sequence MVAPENQKLLTKSTLVTVSHAIERAALAVGEDGPMLVLALFQRMPYFERERDVYERIARRAAVTVVGVVGDQPGRMPDGVHLVALNENEAYAREWTVVVLTPRFGAVLVAYDREQVSGAAATLEAGRLFDGWWSLRRDDALHKALALQAAFADRLPPAARAAVSDVLAYVRDLPAGTGESRADALARLLIEHAERAGTELASLRRRVAVADHSPVTAADEVSRWSGTASGTLPVALLAVRVPSPHQLPEQAGRRTGALRNEGLIAVLSAVLRDSDRLTRLSDDDFLLMLPALSLADALKTAHQLQADLAAAAAHNAFLPGGAHMLVMATRRRPFPIPRIIEGLDWAQRERVPVAQVEDA from the coding sequence GTGGTCGCACCCGAGAACCAGAAACTGCTGACGAAGTCCACCTTGGTGACGGTCTCGCACGCGATCGAGAGGGCCGCGCTCGCCGTGGGCGAGGACGGGCCGATGCTGGTCCTGGCGCTGTTTCAGCGGATGCCGTATTTCGAGCGGGAACGGGACGTCTACGAGCGGATCGCGCGGCGGGCGGCGGTCACGGTCGTGGGCGTGGTCGGTGACCAGCCGGGGCGGATGCCGGACGGGGTGCACCTGGTCGCGCTGAACGAGAACGAGGCGTACGCGCGGGAGTGGACGGTCGTGGTCCTCACGCCGCGGTTCGGGGCGGTGCTGGTCGCGTACGACCGGGAGCAGGTCAGCGGGGCCGCGGCGACGCTCGAGGCCGGCCGGCTGTTCGACGGCTGGTGGAGCCTGCGCCGGGACGACGCGCTGCACAAGGCGCTCGCGCTGCAGGCCGCGTTCGCGGACCGCTTGCCGCCGGCCGCGCGCGCCGCGGTGTCGGACGTGCTGGCGTACGTCCGCGATCTGCCGGCCGGCACGGGGGAGAGCCGCGCCGACGCGCTCGCCCGGCTGCTGATCGAGCACGCCGAGCGGGCCGGGACCGAGCTGGCCTCGCTGCGCCGCCGCGTCGCGGTGGCGGACCACTCGCCGGTCACCGCGGCGGACGAGGTGAGCCGCTGGTCCGGCACCGCGTCCGGTACGCTGCCGGTCGCGCTGCTGGCGGTGCGCGTCCCGAGCCCGCACCAGCTGCCGGAGCAGGCGGGCCGGCGTACCGGCGCGTTGCGCAACGAGGGCCTGATAGCCGTGCTGTCCGCGGTGCTGCGCGACTCGGACCGGCTGACCCGGCTGTCCGACGACGACTTCCTCCTCATGCTTCCGGCGCTGTCCCTCGCCGACGCGCTGAAGACGGCACACCAGCTGCAGGCCGACCTGGCGGCGGCCGCGGCGCACAACGCGTTCCTGCCGGGCGGCGCGCACATGCTGGTCATGGCGACGCGGCGCCGGCCGTTCCCGATCCCGCGCATCATTGAGGGGCTGGACTGGGCGCAGCGCGAGCGCGTCCCGGTGGCCCAGGTGGAGGACGCGTGA
- a CDS encoding VOC family protein: MTSYVSHTTVDCTDAYALSRWWRVVLDYREDPADPNEPGDEECMIASADGRHRLLFIEVPDAKRVKNRVHLDLRPAEGTRDAELARLTGLGATVVADRRNPDGTGWVVLADPEGNEFCILRGEAEVAATG, from the coding sequence GTGACCTCGTACGTCTCGCACACCACGGTGGACTGCACCGACGCGTACGCGCTGTCCCGCTGGTGGCGGGTCGTGCTCGACTATCGCGAGGACCCCGCCGATCCGAACGAGCCCGGCGACGAGGAGTGCATGATCGCGTCCGCCGACGGGCGGCACCGGCTCCTCTTCATCGAGGTGCCGGACGCGAAGCGGGTCAAGAACCGGGTGCACCTCGACCTGCGCCCCGCCGAGGGCACCCGGGACGCGGAACTGGCCCGCCTGACCGGCCTCGGCGCCACGGTCGTGGCCGACCGCCGCAACCCCGACGGCACCGGCTGGGTGGTGCTCGCCGACCCGGAGGGCAACGAGTTCTGCATCCTCCGCGGCGAGGCCGAGGTGGCCGCCACGGGCTGA
- a CDS encoding TraR/DksA family transcriptional regulator gives MTEPVRTELLRLRASTEAEAATLARDLEALFAASRDSNADDEHDPEGSTIGFERAQLTALLAGARERIAEVDEALRRMDAGTYGVCESCGQLIAAERLAARPFARRCIRCA, from the coding sequence ATGACTGAGCCGGTGCGGACGGAGTTGCTGCGGCTGCGCGCGAGCACCGAGGCGGAGGCCGCGACGCTGGCGCGGGACCTGGAGGCGCTGTTCGCGGCCTCCCGGGACTCGAACGCGGACGACGAGCACGACCCGGAGGGGTCGACCATCGGGTTCGAACGGGCGCAGCTCACCGCGCTGCTGGCCGGCGCGCGGGAACGGATCGCCGAGGTGGACGAGGCGCTGCGGCGGATGGACGCCGGAACGTACGGCGTCTGCGAGAGCTGCGGGCAGCTGATCGCTGCGGAGCGGCTGGCCGCGCGGCCGTTCGCCCGGCGCTGCATCCGCTGCGCGTAA
- a CDS encoding TetR family transcriptional regulator, producing MEKAGLRERKKQRTREALIDAAHALFCANGFEATTIDEIAAAVDVSPRTFFRYFTSKEDVALSLADEQITALLDAFAGQPADVPVLTAMRTAAVGVVRAYEDQARFRTLQELLSVSPALTAARAQRATARIDETARLIGARMGADPATDPRPYLVASVVLCAVQPAVVAWRAAGRDAPESELAGQAFDLLSAGLDFPATPAAGHD from the coding sequence ATGGAAAAGGCCGGCCTGCGCGAACGGAAGAAGCAGCGCACGCGCGAGGCGCTGATCGACGCGGCCCACGCCCTGTTCTGCGCCAACGGCTTCGAGGCCACCACGATCGACGAGATCGCCGCGGCGGTGGACGTCTCCCCGCGAACGTTCTTCCGGTACTTCACCTCCAAGGAGGACGTGGCGCTGTCGCTGGCGGACGAGCAGATCACCGCGCTCCTCGATGCGTTCGCCGGACAGCCGGCCGACGTGCCGGTGCTGACCGCGATGCGGACCGCCGCGGTCGGGGTGGTCCGGGCGTACGAGGACCAGGCCCGCTTCCGGACCTTGCAGGAACTGCTCTCGGTCAGCCCGGCGCTGACGGCGGCCCGCGCCCAGCGCGCGACCGCCCGCATCGACGAGACGGCGCGGCTGATCGGCGCGCGGATGGGGGCCGACCCCGCCACGGACCCCCGGCCGTACCTGGTGGCCTCGGTCGTGCTGTGCGCGGTGCAGCCGGCGGTCGTCGCCTGGCGGGCCGCCGGCCGGGACGCACCGGAGTCCGAGCTGGCCGGTCAGGCGTTCGACCTGCTGTCCGCCGGGCTCGACTTCCCCGCGACGCCGGCTGCCGGCCATGACTGA
- a CDS encoding nitroreductase/quinone reductase family protein, which produces MPKPPAPSSLFWKLHRRLARLNTVLFRRTRGRVGGTYFGGPPVLLLHHVGRRSGRARINPLIYLDDAPRLVIIASKGGVDTHPAWFHNLMAMSATEVELPGGERRRVRPRVAEGAERASLWERAVAIYRPYATYATHTRREIPVVVLEPAGGSAPEGR; this is translated from the coding sequence ATGCCTAAGCCACCCGCCCCGTCGTCCCTTTTCTGGAAGCTGCACCGCCGGTTGGCACGCCTCAACACGGTCCTGTTCCGCCGCACCCGCGGCCGGGTCGGCGGCACCTACTTCGGCGGCCCGCCGGTGCTCCTGCTGCACCACGTCGGCCGCCGGTCCGGTCGGGCGCGCATCAACCCGCTGATCTACCTCGACGACGCGCCGCGACTGGTGATCATCGCCTCGAAGGGCGGCGTCGACACGCATCCGGCGTGGTTCCACAACCTGATGGCGATGTCGGCCACGGAGGTGGAGTTGCCCGGCGGCGAGCGCCGCCGGGTCCGCCCGCGCGTCGCCGAGGGCGCGGAGCGAGCGTCGCTGTGGGAACGGGCGGTGGCGATCTACCGGCCGTACGCGACCTACGCGACCCACACCCGGCGGGAGATCCCCGTGGTCGTGCTCGAACCGGCCGGGGGAAGCGCGCCCGAAGGCCGGTGA
- a CDS encoding ketopantoate reductase family protein, whose protein sequence is MRILVFGAGVLGSQLAVRLHEAGRDVVLLARGERLAALRRHGVRLTEDDGPAVRAVPVPVVDHPGGDYDLTVVLVRAHQVDAVLESLAPTGGDVLFMLNWAAGPGPLGAALGHERVLLGFGAFGGTMDGDVVRARRAGAVTRRVPIPVGEPGGRSTPRLERIIRTFRSAGINARHEPRAAAWLTTHAAFEVPLGRAVHAAGGPVALAADPAAVRSMIRDIRRSLAALPGPPVPRAFDALHTVPEALLVPAFRAFLRSRTAVHSGLSDTSPSAAAEYDRLADQLRAVGLPG, encoded by the coding sequence ATGAGGATTCTCGTGTTCGGCGCCGGCGTCCTCGGCAGCCAGCTCGCCGTCCGGCTGCACGAGGCCGGGCGGGACGTCGTCCTCCTGGCCCGCGGTGAGCGCCTGGCCGCGCTGCGCCGGCACGGCGTGCGGCTGACCGAGGACGACGGCCCGGCCGTCCGGGCGGTCCCGGTGCCGGTGGTCGATCACCCGGGCGGCGACTACGACCTGACCGTGGTCCTCGTCCGCGCCCACCAGGTCGACGCCGTGCTGGAGTCACTGGCCCCGACCGGCGGCGACGTGCTGTTCATGCTCAACTGGGCGGCCGGTCCGGGTCCGCTGGGCGCGGCGCTCGGCCACGAGCGGGTGCTGCTCGGCTTCGGCGCGTTCGGCGGCACGATGGACGGCGACGTGGTCCGCGCCCGCCGGGCCGGCGCCGTCACCCGCCGGGTCCCGATACCGGTCGGCGAGCCCGGCGGCCGGTCCACGCCGCGCCTGGAACGGATCATCCGGACCTTCCGGTCCGCCGGGATCAACGCCCGGCACGAGCCGCGCGCGGCCGCCTGGCTCACCACGCACGCCGCGTTCGAGGTGCCGCTCGGCCGCGCCGTCCACGCCGCCGGGGGCCCGGTCGCGCTGGCCGCCGATCCGGCCGCCGTCCGCTCCATGATCCGCGACATCCGGCGAAGCCTGGCCGCGCTGCCCGGCCCGCCGGTCCCCCGCGCGTTCGACGCGCTCCACACCGTGCCGGAGGCCCTGCTCGTCCCGGCGTTCCGCGCCTTCCTGCGCAGCCGCACGGCCGTCCACAGCGGACTCAGCGACACCTCACCCTCGGCCGCCGCGGAGTACGACCGGCTGGCCGACCAGTTGCGCGCCGTGGGCCTGCCCGGCTGA
- a CDS encoding TetR/AcrR family transcriptional regulator, which produces MARPDTRTQLLDAAERLFAEHGFRGTSIRAVTDLAGANLAAVGYHFGSKADLLAAVARRAVEPITAAQSANLDRLLARTPDPAVADLVEAFAGPLFDGLPGGDEPGARRSRLIVAILTDPAEEMRRWTTPAEDTLAERYLAAFRRALPTLSAGELWFRIRGILAVTAVDRLEAYNTPTTPGGPGRRWAITFLTAAMSAPPS; this is translated from the coding sequence GTGGCCCGCCCCGACACCCGCACCCAGCTCCTCGACGCCGCCGAACGCCTCTTCGCCGAGCACGGCTTTCGTGGCACCTCGATCCGCGCGGTCACCGACCTGGCCGGCGCCAACCTGGCCGCCGTCGGCTACCACTTCGGCTCCAAGGCCGACCTGCTCGCCGCCGTCGCCCGCCGCGCCGTCGAGCCGATCACCGCCGCTCAATCGGCCAACCTGGACCGGCTGCTGGCCCGCACGCCGGACCCGGCCGTGGCGGACCTGGTGGAGGCGTTCGCCGGGCCGCTGTTCGACGGGCTGCCGGGCGGCGACGAGCCCGGTGCGCGCCGCTCCCGCCTGATCGTCGCGATCCTCACCGACCCGGCCGAGGAGATGCGCCGGTGGACGACCCCGGCGGAGGACACGCTCGCCGAGCGTTACCTGGCCGCGTTCCGGCGCGCGCTGCCCACCCTCTCCGCCGGCGAGCTGTGGTTCCGCATCCGCGGCATCCTGGCCGTCACCGCCGTGGACCGCCTCGAGGCGTACAACACGCCCACCACCCCGGGCGGGCCCGGCCGCCGCTGGGCGATCACGTTCCTGACCGCGGCGATGAGCGCGCCACCGAGCTAG
- a CDS encoding VWA domain-containing protein, producing MAGERAGVDARGAAGVQIGDHGRQQNVFRMEVPRSVRVALISVLTLGVLAAGGWAVVALVLPQFAPTYKTEFLIDASAAADPAGLAEITESLRTVVGNSGDRDSLALRSFGGECGADDNTTRLVDFGTGNRDEIAAAAAGVRGGGVATLQRGIVQAIEDFSRPFAQDAKQVNRIVVVARQGEDGCDADTAFVQREISDRIEAAGLEIEFRVIGYRVEDDQQDQLARLAAGSGAPEPMFVETATDLDAALDWFTNVEPVLRNAKAVVDVLNPTVTTVNEAVAATMDGRLDVAERRIGDARDAITAADAAFEDLDGRTGTAEAADLNRRALSLKDLQRDVVESAESLLADARDGRPLGPGHERFSTVANGYNAEVTAMNDALAALRATAPKGVR from the coding sequence GTGGCGGGCGAACGGGCCGGGGTCGACGCGCGTGGGGCGGCCGGTGTCCAGATCGGTGATCACGGGCGGCAGCAGAACGTCTTCCGGATGGAGGTGCCGCGCAGCGTACGGGTGGCGCTGATCTCCGTGCTCACGCTGGGCGTGCTGGCGGCCGGCGGGTGGGCGGTGGTGGCGCTGGTGCTGCCGCAGTTCGCGCCGACGTACAAGACGGAGTTCCTGATCGACGCGTCCGCGGCGGCGGATCCGGCGGGGCTGGCCGAGATCACCGAGTCGCTGCGGACCGTGGTGGGGAACTCCGGCGACCGGGATTCGCTGGCGCTGCGCAGTTTCGGCGGCGAGTGCGGCGCGGACGACAACACCACCCGGCTGGTCGACTTCGGCACCGGCAACCGGGACGAGATCGCGGCGGCCGCGGCCGGCGTGCGCGGCGGTGGCGTGGCCACGCTGCAGCGCGGCATCGTGCAGGCGATCGAGGACTTCAGCCGGCCGTTCGCGCAGGACGCCAAGCAGGTCAACCGCATCGTCGTGGTGGCGCGGCAGGGCGAGGACGGCTGCGACGCCGACACCGCGTTCGTGCAGCGGGAGATCAGTGACCGGATCGAGGCGGCCGGGCTGGAGATCGAGTTCCGGGTGATCGGCTACCGGGTCGAGGACGACCAGCAGGACCAGCTCGCGCGGCTCGCGGCCGGGTCCGGCGCGCCCGAGCCGATGTTCGTCGAGACCGCCACCGACCTGGACGCGGCGCTGGACTGGTTCACCAACGTCGAGCCGGTGCTGCGCAACGCGAAGGCGGTCGTCGACGTGCTCAACCCGACCGTGACCACGGTGAACGAGGCGGTGGCGGCCACCATGGACGGTCGGCTCGACGTGGCGGAGCGGCGCATCGGCGACGCGCGGGACGCGATCACGGCGGCGGACGCGGCGTTCGAGGACCTGGACGGCCGGACCGGTACCGCCGAGGCCGCGGACCTCAACCGGCGCGCGCTGTCGCTCAAGGACCTCCAACGGGACGTGGTCGAGTCCGCGGAGTCGCTGCTCGCGGACGCGCGCGACGGCCGGCCGCTCGGGCCCGGGCACGAGCGGTTCTCCACCGTCGCGAACGGCTACAACGCCGAGGTCACCGCGATGAACGACGCACTGGCGGCGCTGCGCGCCACGGCACCGAAGGGCGTGCGATGA
- a CDS encoding RNA polymerase subunit sigma-70 has product MDTDLRLEKPAFAGLAERHRRELHVHCYRMLGSFEDAEDTVQETFLRAWRRRESFEGRSTVRAWLYRIATNACLDLLATVRPEPATGGEVPWLQPYPDRLLDELPAVGADEPEAAAVARETIELAYLVAVQHLAPRPRAVLILRDVLGWPAKEVAELLGDSVNSVNSALQRARAGMREHLPAERQDWTGGKEDAATRDLVRRFTEAAVATDVPALAALLRDDVRCAMPPTPGVHVGRDAVVSSWVEDGFEALGRLKTVPTTVNRQPAVGFYLWRADERAYLPLTVDVLRISGGAITEILTFHDDRFPRLGLPDRLPADGTE; this is encoded by the coding sequence ATGGACACGGACCTGCGGCTGGAGAAACCCGCGTTCGCCGGGCTGGCGGAGCGGCACCGGCGGGAGCTGCACGTGCACTGCTACCGGATGCTCGGCTCGTTCGAGGACGCGGAGGACACCGTGCAGGAGACGTTCCTGCGCGCGTGGCGGCGGCGGGAGTCGTTCGAGGGGCGGTCGACGGTCCGGGCCTGGCTGTACCGGATCGCCACCAACGCCTGCCTGGACCTGCTCGCCACGGTACGCCCGGAGCCGGCCACCGGCGGCGAGGTGCCGTGGTTGCAGCCGTACCCGGACCGGCTGCTCGACGAGTTGCCCGCCGTCGGCGCGGACGAGCCGGAGGCCGCGGCCGTGGCGCGGGAGACGATCGAGCTGGCGTACCTGGTGGCGGTCCAGCACCTCGCGCCGCGCCCGCGCGCCGTGCTGATCCTCCGCGACGTGCTCGGCTGGCCCGCGAAGGAGGTCGCGGAGTTGCTCGGCGACTCGGTCAACTCCGTCAACAGCGCGCTCCAGCGGGCCCGCGCCGGCATGCGGGAGCACCTGCCCGCCGAGCGGCAGGACTGGACCGGCGGCAAGGAGGACGCCGCCACCCGCGACCTGGTCCGCCGCTTCACCGAGGCCGCCGTGGCCACCGACGTCCCGGCGCTGGCCGCCCTGCTCCGCGACGACGTCCGCTGCGCGATGCCGCCCACGCCCGGCGTGCACGTCGGCCGCGACGCGGTGGTGAGCAGCTGGGTCGAGGACGGCTTCGAGGCGCTGGGCCGGCTCAAGACCGTCCCCACCACCGTCAACCGGCAGCCGGCCGTCGGGTTCTACCTCTGGCGGGCGGACGAGCGCGCGTACCTGCCGCTCACCGTCGACGTCCTGCGCATCTCCGGCGGCGCGATCACCGAGATCCTCACCTTCCACGACGACCGTTTCCCCCGCCTCGGCCTCCCGGACCGCCTGCCGGCCGACGGCACGGAGTAG
- a CDS encoding lysophospholipid acyltransferase family protein, with protein MLRLISYLYWAVIVVTCPFFFLGALLTWAVTAPFDRRKVVLHLYSSAWAVFYVRLNPLWRLRTSGRRRLPWRGGAVLVANHASLIDILVLFDLFRPYKWVSKSEIFAVPFVGWNMRLNGYVPLVRGSGESVRRMMARCGELLDRGVPVLIFPEGRRSADGRLQRFKDGAFELSVRHGVPVYPIAVHGTGRALPKHGLVLRSQVDARVEVLEPLLPSDYPDTAALREAAHHKIEAALTAAGDEFSGS; from the coding sequence ATGCTCCGGCTCATCTCGTACCTGTACTGGGCGGTCATCGTCGTCACCTGCCCGTTCTTCTTCCTCGGCGCGCTGCTCACGTGGGCGGTGACCGCGCCGTTCGACCGGCGCAAGGTGGTGCTGCACCTCTACTCGTCCGCGTGGGCCGTCTTCTACGTCCGGCTGAACCCGCTGTGGCGGCTGCGCACCTCCGGGCGGCGGCGGCTGCCGTGGCGCGGCGGCGCGGTGCTGGTCGCCAACCACGCCTCGCTGATCGACATCCTGGTGCTGTTCGACCTGTTCCGGCCGTACAAGTGGGTCTCCAAGTCAGAGATCTTCGCGGTGCCGTTCGTCGGCTGGAACATGCGGCTCAACGGCTACGTACCGCTGGTCCGCGGCAGCGGCGAGTCGGTGCGCCGGATGATGGCCCGCTGCGGCGAGTTGCTCGACCGGGGCGTACCGGTGCTGATCTTCCCGGAGGGCCGGCGCTCCGCGGACGGCCGGCTCCAGCGGTTCAAGGACGGGGCATTCGAGCTGTCCGTGCGCCACGGCGTGCCGGTCTACCCGATCGCCGTGCACGGCACCGGCCGCGCGCTGCCCAAGCACGGGCTGGTGCTGCGCTCCCAGGTCGACGCGCGGGTCGAGGTGCTGGAGCCGCTGCTGCCGTCCGACTACCCGGACACGGCCGCGCTCCGCGAGGCCGCCCACCACAAGATCGAGGCGGCGCTCACCGCGGCCGGTGATGAGTTTTCCGGCTCGTAG
- a CDS encoding TerC/Alx family metal homeostasis membrane protein: protein MLEVTALGWALTIGVIVALLAIDLLAGWLRPHAVGFAEATAWSVFYIAVAVVFGVVFAGQVGWEYGTEYFAGYIVEKSLSIDNLFVFVIIISTFAVPAEHQHKVLTFGILAALVLRVIFIALGAALLSLFSFMFLIFGLVLIWTAIQLFRHRNEDPDVEDNGLVKVARRVLPTTTDYHDGHLFARVDGRRVATPLFIVLISIAGTDLLFALDSIPAVFGVTEEAYIVFVANAFALLGLRALFFLVKGLLDRLVYLSVGLAVILAFIGVKLILHWAHDLSDAIPTVSTPLSLSVIIGVLVIATVASLIRVRRDPTATAHAGSLRVRPRRDDDRDR from the coding sequence ATGCTCGAGGTGACCGCGCTCGGCTGGGCGCTGACGATCGGCGTCATCGTGGCGCTGCTGGCGATCGACCTGCTGGCCGGCTGGCTGCGCCCGCACGCGGTCGGATTCGCGGAGGCGACCGCGTGGTCGGTCTTCTACATCGCGGTCGCGGTGGTCTTCGGCGTCGTGTTCGCCGGGCAGGTGGGGTGGGAGTACGGCACCGAGTACTTCGCCGGCTACATCGTGGAGAAGAGCCTGTCGATCGACAACCTCTTCGTCTTCGTGATCATCATCAGCACGTTCGCGGTGCCGGCCGAGCACCAGCACAAGGTGCTCACGTTCGGCATCCTGGCCGCGCTGGTGCTGCGCGTCATCTTCATCGCGCTCGGCGCGGCGCTGCTGTCGCTGTTCTCGTTCATGTTCCTGATCTTCGGGCTGGTGCTGATCTGGACCGCGATCCAGCTCTTCCGGCACCGGAACGAGGACCCGGACGTGGAGGACAACGGCCTGGTCAAGGTGGCCCGCCGGGTGCTGCCGACCACCACGGACTACCACGACGGCCACCTGTTCGCGCGCGTCGACGGCCGCCGGGTCGCCACGCCGCTGTTCATCGTGCTCATCTCGATCGCCGGCACCGACCTGCTGTTCGCGCTCGACTCGATCCCGGCCGTGTTCGGCGTGACCGAGGAGGCGTACATCGTCTTCGTCGCCAACGCGTTCGCGCTGCTCGGCCTGCGCGCGCTGTTCTTCCTGGTCAAGGGCCTGCTCGACCGGCTGGTCTACCTGTCCGTGGGGCTGGCGGTGATCCTCGCGTTCATCGGCGTGAAGCTGATCCTGCACTGGGCGCACGACCTCAGCGACGCCATCCCGACCGTCTCCACGCCGCTGTCGCTGTCCGTCATCATCGGCGTGCTGGTCATCGCCACCGTCGCCAGCCTGATCCGGGTCCGCCGCGACCCCACCGCGACCGCCCACGCCGGCTCGCTGCGCGTCCGCCCCCGCCGCGACGACGACCGCGACCGGTGA
- a CDS encoding FdhF/YdeP family oxidoreductase: MVKNAPTDDLGDRDLHVAPPKKAAAGVPGVLHGLAAAQQQMGVRRSALTLLKVNQAGGFDCPGCAWPEPAPNDRSHFEFCENGAKAVAEEATLRRVTPEFFARHSISDLAGRSDYWLGQQGRLTAPVVKRADSDHYAPISWDDAFALIAERMRAVEPDRSVFYTSGRTSNEAAFAYQAFARAYGTNNLPDCSNMCHESSGVALMETIGIGKGSVTLEDVHRAKLIVVVGQNPGTNHPRMLTALEKAKKAGATIVAVNPLPEAGLLRFKNPQHPDGVVGRGTALADHYLQIRVGGDLALFAALGHLLLPHADTGFIEAHTSGFEEYARARATVDWAVIETQTGLARAQIEEVAALMAASDATIVCWAMGLTQRSDSVPTIREVVNVQLLRGMVGKPGAGLCPVRGHSNVQGDRTMGIIERPPPWAGNLTRELGVEVPGTHGYDVVEAIRAMRDGRASIFMALGGNFAAAAPDTDVTLAALASCDLTVHVSTKLNRTHTTPGRVSLILPCLGRTERDPAGFVTVEDSMSAVHASVGRLAPASPDLLSELAIISRLARAVLGADLPWARWEESYPAVREVIAKVVPGFDDYEAKVATREGFTLPHGPRDSREFATPDGRARFTVNTIVERTLPPGRLLLQTMRSHDQYNTTIYGLDDRYRGISGGRRVVFVSATDLASLGLADGSMVDIVSEWRDGVERRAPGFRVVEYPIAAGCAGAYFPEANVLVPLDSTAELSNTPTSKEIVVRLEPVTA; this comes from the coding sequence ATGGTCAAGAACGCTCCCACCGACGACCTCGGAGACCGTGATCTCCACGTCGCACCGCCCAAGAAGGCGGCGGCCGGCGTGCCCGGTGTTCTGCATGGGCTGGCCGCCGCACAGCAGCAGATGGGGGTGCGGCGCAGCGCGCTCACCCTGCTCAAAGTCAATCAGGCGGGCGGATTCGACTGTCCGGGGTGCGCGTGGCCGGAGCCCGCGCCGAACGACCGGAGTCACTTCGAGTTCTGTGAGAACGGCGCCAAGGCGGTCGCGGAGGAGGCGACGCTGCGGCGGGTCACGCCGGAGTTCTTCGCACGGCATTCCATATCCGACCTGGCCGGGCGGTCCGACTACTGGCTCGGGCAGCAGGGGCGGCTCACCGCGCCGGTGGTCAAGCGGGCGGACAGCGACCACTACGCGCCGATCTCCTGGGACGACGCGTTCGCGCTGATCGCGGAGCGGATGCGCGCGGTGGAGCCGGACCGGTCGGTGTTCTACACCAGCGGGCGCACCTCGAACGAGGCCGCGTTCGCGTACCAGGCGTTCGCCCGGGCGTACGGCACGAACAACCTGCCGGACTGCTCCAACATGTGCCACGAGTCGTCCGGCGTGGCGCTGATGGAGACGATCGGCATCGGCAAGGGGTCGGTCACGCTCGAGGACGTGCACCGGGCGAAGCTGATCGTGGTGGTCGGGCAGAACCCGGGCACGAACCACCCGCGCATGCTCACGGCGCTGGAGAAGGCGAAGAAGGCGGGCGCCACGATCGTGGCGGTCAACCCGCTGCCCGAGGCCGGCCTGCTGCGCTTCAAGAACCCGCAGCACCCGGACGGCGTGGTCGGCCGGGGCACCGCGCTGGCCGACCACTACCTGCAGATCCGCGTCGGTGGCGACCTGGCGCTGTTCGCGGCGCTCGGTCACCTGCTGCTGCCGCACGCGGACACCGGCTTCATCGAGGCGCACACGTCCGGGTTCGAGGAGTACGCGCGGGCGCGCGCCACCGTGGACTGGGCCGTGATCGAGACGCAGACCGGGCTCGCCCGCGCGCAGATCGAGGAGGTCGCGGCCCTGATGGCGGCGTCGGACGCGACCATCGTCTGCTGGGCGATGGGCCTGACGCAGCGCTCCGACTCCGTACCGACGATCCGTGAGGTCGTCAACGTGCAGCTGCTGCGCGGCATGGTGGGCAAGCCCGGCGCCGGCCTGTGCCCGGTCCGCGGCCACAGCAACGTGCAGGGCGACCGCACCATGGGCATCATCGAACGCCCGCCGCCGTGGGCCGGGAACCTGACGCGTGAGCTGGGCGTCGAGGTGCCCGGGACGCACGGGTACGACGTGGTCGAGGCGATCCGGGCGATGCGCGACGGCCGCGCGAGCATCTTCATGGCGCTCGGCGGCAACTTCGCCGCCGCCGCGCCGGACACCGACGTCACGCTCGCCGCGCTCGCCTCCTGCGACCTGACCGTGCACGTGTCCACGAAGCTCAACCGCACGCACACCACGCCCGGCCGGGTATCGCTGATCCTGCCGTGCCTGGGCCGCACCGAGCGGGACCCGGCCGGGTTCGTCACGGTCGAGGACTCGATGTCGGCCGTGCACGCCTCCGTCGGCCGGCTCGCGCCCGCCTCCCCCGACCTGCTGTCCGAGCTGGCCATCATCTCCCGCCTGGCGCGCGCGGTGCTGGGTGCGGACCTGCCGTGGGCTCGGTGGGAGGAGTCGTACCCGGCCGTGCGCGAGGTGATCGCGAAGGTGGTGCCCGGCTTCGACGACTACGAGGCGAAGGTCGCGACCCGCGAGGGCTTCACGCTCCCGCACGGGCCGCGGGACTCGCGCGAGTTCGCCACGCCGGACGGCCGGGCGCGGTTCACGGTCAACACGATCGTGGAGCGGACGCTGCCGCCGGGCCGGCTGCTGTTGCAGACCATGCGCAGCCACGACCAGTACAACACCACGATCTACGGCCTGGACGACCGGTACCGCGGCATCTCCGGCGGCCGGCGCGTCGTCTTCGTCAGCGCGACGGACCTGGCGTCGCTGGGCCTGGCCGACGGGTCCATGGTGGACATCGTCTCGGAGTGGAGGGACGGCGTGGAGCGTCGCGCGCCCGGCTTCCGCGTGGTGGAGTACCCGATCGCGGCCGGCTGCGCGGGCGCCTACTTCCCGGAGGCGAACGTGCTGGTCCCGCTGGACTCCACGGCCGAGCTGTCCAACACGCCCACCTCCAAGGAGATCGTGGTCCGCCTGGAGCCGGTCACGGCCTGA